In Georgenia soli, a genomic segment contains:
- a CDS encoding ABC transporter permease, with protein sequence MRSAVNDGRVVARRNLIKIKRVPDLLVFTTLQPIMFVLLFAYVFGGAIDSAGGGAAYREFLIAGIFAQTVVFGATITGAALAEDIKKGIIDRFRSLPMSGSAVLVGRTLSDVVNNILVLVVMGLTGLVVGWRIRTSVPEALLGFFLLLLFAYAVSWIMAWIGMLVPTPEVVNNAAFIVIFPLTFVANTFVPLESLPGPLQTFAEWNPVSAVTQAARTNFGNPDPNPLAPEPTSWALQNPELYTVLWAGVFLLIFIPLATWQYRRSTSR encoded by the coding sequence CTGCGCAGCGCCGTGAACGACGGCCGTGTGGTCGCCCGGCGCAACCTCATCAAGATCAAGCGGGTCCCGGACCTGCTCGTCTTCACCACGCTGCAGCCCATCATGTTCGTGCTGCTCTTCGCCTACGTCTTCGGCGGGGCGATCGACTCCGCGGGCGGCGGCGCGGCGTACCGCGAGTTCCTCATCGCGGGGATCTTCGCGCAGACGGTGGTCTTCGGGGCCACGATCACCGGCGCCGCGCTGGCGGAGGACATCAAGAAGGGCATCATCGACCGCTTCCGCTCGCTCCCCATGTCGGGGTCCGCGGTGCTCGTGGGGCGCACGCTCTCCGACGTCGTGAACAACATCCTCGTGCTCGTCGTCATGGGCCTGACCGGCCTGGTGGTGGGGTGGCGGATCCGCACGTCCGTCCCCGAGGCGCTGCTGGGATTCTTCCTGCTGCTGCTGTTCGCCTACGCCGTCTCCTGGATCATGGCGTGGATCGGGATGCTGGTGCCGACGCCGGAAGTGGTCAACAACGCGGCCTTCATCGTGATCTTCCCGCTCACGTTCGTGGCCAACACCTTCGTGCCGCTCGAGTCCCTGCCTGGCCCGCTGCAGACGTTCGCGGAGTGGAACCCCGTCTCGGCGGTGACGCAGGCCGCCCGGACCAACTTCGGCAACCCGGACCCGAACCCGCTCGCGCCGGAGCCGACGTCCTGGGCGCTGCAGAACCCGGAGCTGTACACCGTGCTGTGGGCGGGGGTCTTCCTGCTGATCTTCATCCCGCTGGCGACCTGGCAGTACCGGCGCTCCACGAGCCGGTGA
- a CDS encoding MBL fold metallo-hydrolase, producing MTATTWTGGRLSARGSCVLAPNPGVMTLEGTNTWLLREPGSTEVAVVDPGPDDAGHLERVLTAAGADGGRVAVVLLTHHHRDHTGAAGALAARTGAPVHGAGHRPLADGETLEVGGLAVQVLATPGHTADSVSFLLPSEGLLLTGDTVLGRGTTVLAWPDGTVGDYLRTVDTLLAAVRDGRVTRLAPGHGPPVEDPAGVLTALRQHRVERLQEVRAAVQGGADDVDEVVTAVYGPHLGADRRRAAALSVRAQLDHLGIVLEGEPA from the coding sequence ATGACAGCCACCACGTGGACGGGAGGGCGGCTGAGCGCCCGCGGGTCGTGCGTCCTCGCCCCCAACCCGGGCGTCATGACGCTCGAGGGCACGAACACGTGGCTCCTGCGCGAGCCGGGCAGCACCGAGGTCGCCGTCGTCGATCCCGGGCCCGACGACGCCGGGCACCTCGAGCGGGTGCTCACCGCCGCCGGGGCCGACGGCGGACGGGTCGCCGTCGTGCTGCTCACGCACCACCACCGGGACCACACCGGCGCGGCGGGCGCGCTGGCCGCGAGGACCGGCGCGCCCGTGCACGGGGCCGGGCACCGCCCACTTGCCGACGGCGAGACGCTGGAGGTCGGCGGCCTCGCCGTCCAGGTCCTCGCCACCCCGGGCCACACGGCCGACTCGGTCTCCTTCCTGCTCCCGTCGGAGGGGCTGCTGCTCACGGGTGACACGGTGCTCGGGCGCGGCACCACCGTGCTGGCGTGGCCGGACGGGACGGTGGGCGACTACCTGCGGACCGTGGACACGCTTCTGGCCGCCGTCCGGGACGGACGGGTCACCCGGCTCGCGCCCGGGCACGGCCCGCCCGTCGAGGACCCGGCCGGCGTCCTCACGGCCCTGCGGCAGCACCGGGTGGAGCGGCTGCAGGAGGTCCGGGCCGCCGTGCAGGGCGGTGCCGACGACGTCGACGAGGTCGTCACGGCCGTGTACGGACCGCACCTGGGCGCGGACCGCCGCCGTGCCGCCGCTCTCAGCGTGCGGGCGCAGCTTGACCACCTCGGCATCGTCCTGGAGGGTGAGCCGGCATGA
- a CDS encoding molybdopterin-dependent oxidoreductase, which produces MAGRAAAGLVGVVVTGASVALAEILVRVAGSGPGPVEAVAEAFIDRTPPWLKDQAIAWFGTGDKAALGVGIVLVLTVLAVVAGLAERTERWRGSGVLGLLGLLAAAATLSRPDGGWGAVWPVAASTAAGALALPALVPRPAEVAVRPGPAARPEPAVRPEPAARPRSADRPGSPTPGRPLDRRRLLIGAGAVAGVALAGATVARVAGVRAPSPRLALPAPASPAPPLPAGADLRVHGLTPFRTPDETFYRIDTAFVVPRVDPAAWRLRVHGLVEREVVLTLDDLLAEDLVEAWVTLCCVSNDVGGDLVGNALWLGLPVREVLARAGPSPEADMVLSRSVDGFTASTPLEVLTDSRDALLAVAMNGTELPPEHGYPVRLVVPGLYGFVSATKWVSELKVTRFADDVAYWTTRGWSARAPVKIASRIDVPRGGRPLRAGEVVVAGVAWAQHTGIGKVEVRVDGGDWHAAELADQVSVDTWRQWLYRWDAPAGDHALEVRATGLDGVVQTSQHRPPAPDGATGLHRVEVRVAA; this is translated from the coding sequence ATGGCCGGCCGCGCTGCCGCGGGGCTCGTGGGCGTCGTCGTCACGGGCGCCTCCGTCGCGCTGGCCGAGATCCTCGTGCGGGTCGCCGGCAGCGGTCCCGGCCCGGTCGAGGCCGTCGCCGAGGCGTTCATCGACCGCACCCCGCCCTGGCTCAAGGACCAGGCCATCGCCTGGTTCGGCACCGGCGACAAGGCGGCGCTCGGGGTCGGCATCGTCCTCGTCCTGACCGTCCTCGCGGTGGTCGCCGGGCTCGCCGAGCGGACCGAGCGATGGCGCGGCTCCGGCGTGCTGGGCCTCCTGGGCCTCCTGGCCGCGGCAGCCACCCTGAGCCGGCCCGACGGCGGATGGGGCGCCGTCTGGCCCGTGGCGGCCTCCACGGCGGCCGGTGCGCTCGCACTTCCCGCGCTGGTGCCGAGGCCCGCCGAGGTGGCGGTGCGACCGGGGCCGGCGGCGCGACCGGAGCCGGCGGTGCGACCGGAGCCGGCGGCGCGACCAAGGTCGGCCGATCGACCGGGGTCGCCGACGCCGGGCCGGCCGCTCGACCGGCGCCGCCTGCTGATCGGTGCCGGAGCGGTCGCGGGCGTCGCCCTGGCCGGGGCGACGGTGGCCCGGGTGGCCGGCGTCCGGGCGCCGTCGCCGCGCCTGGCCCTGCCCGCGCCGGCGAGCCCGGCGCCGCCGCTCCCCGCCGGCGCCGACCTGCGCGTCCACGGCCTCACGCCGTTCCGCACCCCGGACGAGACGTTCTACCGCATCGACACCGCCTTCGTCGTGCCGCGCGTGGACCCGGCCGCGTGGCGTCTGCGGGTGCACGGGCTGGTGGAGCGCGAGGTGGTCCTGACCCTCGACGACCTGCTCGCCGAGGACCTCGTCGAGGCGTGGGTGACCCTGTGCTGCGTGTCGAACGACGTGGGCGGGGACCTGGTCGGCAACGCGCTCTGGCTGGGCCTGCCGGTCCGGGAGGTCCTCGCCCGGGCGGGCCCGTCGCCGGAGGCCGACATGGTGCTCTCCCGCAGCGTCGACGGGTTCACGGCCTCCACCCCGCTCGAGGTGCTGACCGACTCCCGCGACGCGCTGCTGGCGGTCGCGATGAACGGCACCGAGCTGCCCCCGGAGCACGGCTACCCGGTGCGGCTCGTGGTGCCCGGGCTGTACGGCTTCGTCTCCGCCACCAAGTGGGTGAGCGAGCTGAAGGTGACGCGCTTCGCCGACGACGTCGCGTACTGGACCACCCGCGGCTGGTCGGCCAGGGCGCCGGTGAAGATCGCCTCGCGCATCGACGTCCCGCGTGGTGGCCGCCCGCTGCGCGCGGGCGAGGTGGTGGTGGCCGGTGTGGCCTGGGCACAGCACACCGGCATCGGGAAGGTCGAGGTGCGGGTCGACGGCGGCGACTGGCACGCCGCCGAGCTCGCGGACCAGGTGAGCGTGGACACCTGGCGGCAGTGGCTCTACCGCTGGGACGCCCCTGCCGGCGACCACGCGCTCGAGGTGCGGGCCACCGGCCTCGACGGCGTCGTCCAGACCAGCCAGCACCGGCCGCCGGCGCCGGACGGCGCGACCGGGCTGCACCGGGTCGAGGTGCGGGTGGCGGCATAG
- a CDS encoding ATP-binding cassette domain-containing protein: MTHAIQATGLAKRYGEVVALDDVDLAVPTGTVLGLLGPNGAGKTTCIRILTTLLRPDAGQARVAGADVLREPGLVRERIGVSGQYAAVDEYLTGFENLDMIGQLYHLGRRRSRERARELLARFRLDDAADRPTRTYSGGMRRRLDLAGALVADPPVLFLDEPTTGLDPRSRLDMWEVIQTLVGGGTTVLLTTQYLEEADQLADDIVVIDRGRAIARGTADELKRQVGGERLEIVITEPGELPRARALLEPLANGPVTQDERTRLLVLPTAGGTGPLVDALRLLDDARLSVDDIGVRRPTLDDVFLTLTGHTAEEDGRPDGGAGPAARRGSRTRESVREAP; the protein is encoded by the coding sequence GTGACGCACGCCATCCAGGCCACCGGTCTGGCCAAGCGCTACGGGGAGGTCGTCGCCCTCGACGACGTCGACCTGGCGGTGCCCACCGGCACCGTGCTGGGGCTGCTCGGCCCGAACGGGGCCGGCAAGACCACCTGCATCCGCATCCTCACCACCCTGCTGCGCCCGGACGCGGGCCAGGCACGGGTGGCCGGCGCCGACGTGCTGCGGGAGCCCGGCCTGGTGCGCGAGCGCATCGGGGTCTCGGGCCAGTACGCCGCGGTCGACGAGTACCTGACGGGGTTCGAGAACCTCGACATGATCGGCCAGCTCTACCACCTGGGCCGGCGGCGCTCGCGCGAGCGGGCCCGCGAGCTGCTCGCCCGGTTCCGTCTCGACGACGCCGCGGACCGGCCGACCAGGACGTACTCCGGCGGCATGCGCCGCCGTCTGGACCTGGCCGGGGCGCTCGTCGCGGACCCGCCGGTGCTCTTCCTCGACGAACCCACCACCGGCCTGGACCCCCGTTCGCGGCTGGACATGTGGGAGGTGATCCAGACGCTGGTGGGCGGCGGGACCACCGTGCTGCTGACCACGCAGTACCTGGAGGAGGCGGACCAGCTGGCCGACGACATCGTCGTCATCGACCGCGGCCGCGCGATCGCCCGCGGCACGGCCGACGAGCTCAAGCGACAGGTGGGCGGCGAGCGCCTGGAGATCGTCATCACCGAGCCCGGAGAGCTGCCCCGCGCGCGGGCGCTGCTGGAGCCGCTGGCCAACGGCCCGGTGACCCAGGACGAACGCACCCGGCTGCTCGTGCTGCCCACCGCCGGCGGCACAGGGCCCCTCGTGGACGCGCTGCGTCTGCTCGACGACGCCCGCCTCTCCGTGGACGACATCGGCGTGCGCCGCCCGACGCTGGACGACGTCTTCCTCACGCTGACCGGGCACACCGCCGAGGAGGACGGCAGGCCCGACGGCGGGGCCGGCCCAGCGGCCAGGCGGGGCAGCCGCACCCGCGAGAGCGTCAGGGAGGCACCGTGA